The Planctomycetota bacterium DNA window GCGTTTCCTCCGGCGGCGGCCATGACGAACCCGTACGGCGATTTTCTGATCGGCCGGATCGCGCTGGAGCGCGGTCTGGTTTCCGTCCACCAGCTCGCCGACTGCCTGAGCGACCAGCAGGGGGCGGGCTCGGCCGACCCGCTCGGGACGATCATGCTCCGCAAGGGGCTCATCACCCAGCGCGATCTGGATACGCTTCTCGAGGAGCAGAAGAAGCGGCTGGCGGAAGCCCTGGAGCTTTCCGATCCGAAGCTCGAGGACGCTCTCCTCGGGCGCCTCCTCGTCCGGCAGGGGCTCGTCAAGGAAGCGCAGGTCTACGAGTGCCTGCGGGCCTCGGCGGAGCTGGGGGAATCCGGCCAGAAAGCCCCCCGCCTGGGCGAGCTTCTCGTGCGCAAAGGGTTTCTCACGCCCGATCTCTCCCGCCGTCTCGTGCCTCCGGACCGCCAGGGAGAAACCACGGAGGTGTTGCGTCGGGAGATGCCCGAGGAGGCGGTCCGGGCCGCGCGCGATCCCGTCCGGCAGTTCGCCGGCGGAAAGTATCTTCTCGTGCAGGAGGCGGGCCGCGGCGGCATGGGCGTGGTGTGGAAGGCGTGGCAGCCGGACCTGCGGCGATGGGTCGCGGTCAAGATCCTGGCGGGCACGCTCTGGACGGAGGTGGAGCTGAAGCGCTTCTACCGGGAAGCCCAGATGGCCGCCAGCCTCTCGCACCCCAACATCGCGTCGATCTATGAGGTCGGGGCCCACGAGGGGAAGCACTACATCGCCATGGAGTTCGTGGACGGCGACTCGCTGGCGCGCCTCATGGCGCCCCCGTCGGGCCGGCAGGGAACGACGCGCGCCGCCCGTCCCCTGTCTCCGCGACGGGCGATCGAAATCCTCCGGGAGGCCGCGCTGGCCGTCGAGTACGCCCACTCCAAGGGCATCATCCATCGCGACCTCAAGCCTCACAACATCATGGTCCAGCGTTCCGACGGACGCGTCTACGTGATGGACTTCG harbors:
- a CDS encoding protein kinase, whose protein sequence is MTNPYGDFLIGRIALERGLVSVHQLADCLSDQQGAGSADPLGTIMLRKGLITQRDLDTLLEEQKKRLAEALELSDPKLEDALLGRLLVRQGLVKEAQVYECLRASAELGESGQKAPRLGELLVRKGFLTPDLSRRLVPPDRQGETTEVLRREMPEEAVRAARDPVRQFAGGKYLLVQEAGRGGMGVVWKAWQPDLRRWVAVKILAGTLWTEVELKRFYREAQMAASLSHPNIASIYEVGAHEGKHYIAMEFVDGDSLARLMAPPSGRQGTTRAARPLSPRRAIEILREAALAVEYAHSKGIIHRDLKPHNIMVQRSDGRVYVMDFGLAKPLRPGDSISMSDTIVGTPHYMSPEQARGETVDRRSDVFSLGAVLFHVLTGRPPFEGHSPAEVMMSVLADDPPSLRRLNPRIHADVETICLKALEKDRGRRYESARALADDLGRYLEGEPISARPLSARERLWKAARRRPILSASAGALLAAAALLGLGLWGLDMERRAKFAEFAR